A single region of the Roseivivax sp. THAF197b genome encodes:
- a CDS encoding cytochrome c family protein: protein MFKDKDPFDQAILGGIAVFGGGLVLLAAWHALVVPDPQTADAPAEMSAPEKPAETADAPAEEDAPAEMAEGTETETPDETAEAPAEEEAPEETAEAPAEEEASEDTAEAPAEEETSEDTAEAPAEEETSEETAEAPAEEEASEDTAEAPAEEEASEDTAEAPAEEETSEDTAEEETSEETAEAPAEEEASEDTAEAPAEEETSEDTAEAPAEEETSEDTAEAPAEEEATEETASAEGDAAWPEAQMAYLDGDADAGSRVWNQCRACHVAEQEQNRVGPHLVGIVGRDIASIDGFRYSSALQELQGNQWTPEELDAWLLNPREYASGTSMSYPGVKDDGDRANLLAYLYSLQN, encoded by the coding sequence ATGTTCAAAGATAAGGATCCGTTCGACCAGGCCATCCTGGGCGGGATTGCCGTCTTCGGCGGCGGCCTCGTGCTTCTGGCAGCCTGGCACGCGCTTGTCGTGCCCGACCCGCAGACCGCGGACGCACCCGCCGAAATGAGCGCACCGGAAAAGCCTGCGGAGACCGCAGACGCACCCGCCGAGGAAGACGCGCCCGCGGAGATGGCTGAGGGCACGGAGACGGAAACCCCGGACGAGACCGCCGAAGCGCCTGCCGAGGAAGAGGCTCCAGAGGAAACCGCAGAAGCCCCCGCCGAGGAAGAGGCCTCCGAGGACACCGCAGAAGCCCCTGCCGAGGAAGAGACCTCCGAGGACACCGCTGAAGCCCCCGCCGAGGAAGAGACCTCCGAGGAAACTGCAGAAGCCCCCGCCGAGGAAGAGGCCTCCGAGGACACCGCTGAAGCCCCCGCCGAGGAAGAGGCCTCCGAGGACACCGCAGAAGCCCCCGCCGAGGAAGAGACCTCCGAGGACACCGCCGAGGAAGAGACCTCCGAGGAGACTGCAGAAGCCCCCGCCGAGGAAGAGGCCTCCGAGGACACCGCTGAAGCCCCCGCCGAGGAAGAGACCTCCGAGGACACCGCTGAAGCCCCCGCCGAGGAAGAGACCTCCGAGGACACCGCCGAAGCCCCCGCCGAAGAAGAAGCCACCGAGGAAACCGCCTCCGCCGAGGGCGATGCAGCCTGGCCCGAAGCACAGATGGCCTATCTCGATGGGGATGCCGATGCCGGCAGCCGCGTCTGGAACCAATGCCGCGCGTGCCACGTGGCCGAGCAGGAACAGAACCGCGTCGGCCCGCATCTCGTGGGCATTGTCGGGCGCGATATCGCCTCGATCGACGGCTTCCGCTACTCCTCCGCCTTGCAGGAGTTGCAGGGCAATCAATGGACGCCCGAGGAGCTCGACGCTTGGCTTCTCAATCCGCGCGAATACGCGTCCGGCACCTCGATGAGCTATCCCGGCGTGAAGGATGACGGCGACCGCGCCAACCTTCTGGCCTATCTCTACTCCCTGCAGAACTGA
- a CDS encoding fructose bisphosphate aldolase has protein sequence MAPNPEIFAAQKARMIEGQGFIAALDQSGGSTPKALRLYGVEEDEYDGEDAMFAEIHQMRSRIITAAPFSSEKVLGAILFEKTMRGVVDGKPTAETLWHGLGIVPFLKIDKGLEEKANGVQLMKPMPGLDGLLGEAAGLGIFGTKERSVIHEANADGIEAIVAQQFEVARQVIAAGLVPILEPEIDIHSPTKEAAEDMLLASILRHLETLEDGQDIMLKLTIPSKPGHYDAAADHPRVLRVVALSGGYSTDEACERLSKNPKMIASFSRALTEGLSKKQSDEEFTAALGSNIDKIHAASAA, from the coding sequence ATGGCCCCGAACCCTGAAATCTTTGCTGCCCAGAAGGCCCGTATGATCGAGGGGCAGGGGTTCATTGCCGCGCTCGACCAATCGGGCGGTTCGACCCCGAAGGCGCTGCGTCTCTACGGCGTCGAGGAAGACGAATACGATGGTGAAGACGCGATGTTCGCGGAGATCCACCAGATGCGGTCCCGGATCATCACCGCCGCGCCGTTTTCGTCGGAGAAGGTGCTGGGCGCGATCCTGTTCGAGAAGACCATGCGCGGCGTGGTGGACGGCAAGCCCACCGCAGAGACGCTTTGGCACGGGCTCGGCATCGTGCCGTTCCTGAAGATCGACAAGGGGCTCGAGGAGAAGGCAAACGGCGTGCAGCTGATGAAGCCGATGCCAGGTCTCGACGGGCTTCTGGGCGAAGCGGCGGGCCTTGGCATTTTCGGCACGAAGGAACGCTCGGTCATCCACGAGGCCAATGCCGACGGGATCGAGGCCATCGTCGCCCAGCAATTCGAGGTGGCCCGGCAGGTGATCGCCGCGGGCCTCGTGCCGATCCTGGAGCCCGAAATCGACATCCATTCCCCCACGAAAGAGGCCGCGGAGGACATGCTGCTGGCCTCGATCCTGCGGCATCTGGAGACGCTGGAGGATGGACAGGACATCATGCTGAAGCTGACGATCCCGTCCAAGCCGGGCCATTACGATGCCGCGGCAGATCATCCGCGTGTGCTTCGGGTGGTGGCGCTGTCGGGAGGCTATTCGACGGACGAGGCCTGCGAGCGGCTGTCTAAAAACCCCAAGATGATCGCGAGCTTCAGCCGAGCGCTGACCGAAGGTCTGTCGAAGAAGCAATCGGACGAGGAATTCACCGCGGCACTCGGCTCGAATATCGACAAGATCCACGCAGCGTCCGCCGCCTGA
- a CDS encoding cytochrome P450, translated as MTPPKPRSRPDRVSLWRYARLFREDILSAQPARLYRAWMAEFRTPFFRSYLLNQPDLVKTVLKDRPRDFPKSDRVGEGLRPLLGDSVFLTNGATWERQRRIIDPAFEGGRLRDTWGPMWAAGQRAVSRLQDRAGAPVEIEAETSHAAADVIFRTLFSIPIEDEIAQAVFREFRTYQRSQPILNIAAFIPLPRWLPRFFRADTKAAATRIRSLIRQLTERRMAEIAAGTAPDDLATKIMTTPDPETGQTFSTEEMVDQVAIFFLAGHETSASALAWALYLLATHPEWQTRVVEEAAALSGDFSEMSRLKVSRDVFRETLRLYPPVPMMVREARCPERFRDREIRRGAQLVLSPWHLHRHERLWEIPDAFDPARWATENGRTCAREAYIPFSAGARVCPGAGFAMVEGPLLLSLIARAFEITPAPGDIPEPVAHLTVRARDGIHLILRPRGR; from the coding sequence ATGACGCCACCGAAGCCCCGATCCCGACCGGACCGCGTGTCGCTCTGGCGTTATGCGCGCCTTTTTCGCGAGGACATCCTGTCCGCGCAGCCCGCACGGCTTTATCGCGCGTGGATGGCGGAGTTTCGCACGCCCTTTTTCCGGTCCTATCTGCTGAACCAGCCCGATCTGGTGAAGACGGTGCTGAAGGACCGTCCGCGCGATTTCCCGAAATCGGACCGTGTGGGCGAAGGGCTGCGCCCGCTTCTGGGCGACAGCGTCTTTCTGACCAATGGCGCCACCTGGGAGCGGCAGCGCCGGATCATCGATCCCGCCTTCGAGGGCGGGCGGCTGCGCGACACCTGGGGGCCGATGTGGGCGGCGGGGCAGCGCGCCGTGTCGCGCCTGCAAGACCGCGCGGGCGCGCCCGTGGAGATCGAGGCCGAGACCAGCCACGCCGCGGCGGATGTGATCTTTCGTACGCTCTTCTCCATCCCGATCGAGGATGAGATCGCGCAGGCGGTCTTTCGCGAATTCCGTACCTATCAGCGCAGCCAGCCCATTCTGAACATAGCGGCCTTCATCCCGCTGCCGCGCTGGCTTCCACGCTTTTTCCGCGCGGACACGAAAGCCGCCGCGACGCGCATTCGCAGCCTGATCCGGCAATTGACCGAGCGGCGCATGGCCGAGATCGCGGCAGGCACGGCGCCTGACGATCTGGCCACGAAGATCATGACCACGCCCGATCCCGAAACGGGCCAGACCTTCAGCACCGAAGAGATGGTCGACCAGGTCGCGATCTTCTTCCTGGCGGGGCATGAGACATCGGCCTCGGCCTTGGCCTGGGCGCTTTATCTCTTGGCCACGCATCCCGAATGGCAGACGCGCGTGGTCGAGGAGGCCGCCGCTCTCTCGGGCGATTTCTCGGAGATGAGCCGCCTCAAGGTCAGCCGCGACGTGTTCCGCGAGACGCTCCGGCTTTATCCGCCGGTGCCGATGATGGTGCGGGAGGCGCGCTGCCCGGAACGCTTCCGGGACCGGGAGATCCGGCGCGGCGCGCAACTTGTCCTGAGCCCGTGGCATCTGCACCGGCACGAGCGGTTATGGGAGATACCCGACGCATTCGACCCGGCCCGATGGGCGACCGAGAACGGCAGGACCTGCGCCCGCGAGGCCTACATTCCGTTCTCCGCAGGCGCGCGGGTCTGTCCCGGGGCGGGGTTTGCCATGGTCGAGGGGCCGCTTTTGCTGTCGCTGATCGCGCGGGCCTTCGAAATCACGCCCGCGCCGGGGGATATCCCCGAGCCCGTGGCGCATCTGACGGTCCGCGCGCGGGACGGCATCCACCTGATCCTGCGCCCGAGGGGCAGATAG